Genomic segment of Limnohabitans sp. INBF002:
GGCGCCGTTGTAACGGCGGTGGTCTACCTTGTCTTTGAAATCAGAAAGAACAGGATAAGCAAAGATAGCCGCAATTTTGGTGAGGATGTTACGCGTAAACGAATTTTTCAGTGTTTCACTGATCTTGTGCGCCAAGCCTTCGCTGGCTTTCAAGGCCACATTACCGACAAAGCCATCGCACACGATCAAATTGACCGTGCCTTGGTAAATGTCGTTACCTTCGACGTTGCCATAGAAGTTCAAATCACCAGAATTAGCCGCAGTTCGCAGCAGTTCACCTGTTTTTTTGATAACTTCGTTGCCTTTGATGTCTTCTTCGCCGATGTTCAACAAACCCACCGTGGGGCTTTCAATGTTGTCAAGCACCGAAACCAGTGCTGAACCCATGACCGCGAACTGCAACAAATGCTGAGGCGTGCAATCCACGTTGGCCCCCAAATCGAGCATGGTAGTGCCGCCGCCTTTGAAGTCGGGCATGCGACCCGCAATGGCTGGACGGTCAATGCCGTCGATGGTTTTGAGCACATAGCGTGCGATCGCCATCAAAGCGCCCGTGTTACCTGCAGATACCACCGCTTGGGCGGCACCGCTTTTGACCTGCTCAATCGCGACGCGCATAGACGAGTCTTTTTTGCGGCGCAAGGCAACTTCGATGGGGTCGTCCATGGCCACCACGTCGGAGGCCGCGACCACTTGAGCTCGGGGGTGTGAAAAAGACGACAACGCATCGGGCAGACCCACCAGCAAGAGCTTGGCGTCTGGATGCGTGTCTAAGAAACGGCGACAGGCCACGAGCGTGACACGTGGGCCATGGTCGCCACCCATGCAATCAACAGCAAGAGTGGTCATGCAGGTTTCTTCTCGTCAAAAAAACAAAAGCCCGAGGCGCCTAAGACAGCCACGGGCCAATGAAGAATGAAGTAATTAAGCTTCAGACTTGGTCTTCAACACTTTGCGACCACGGTAGAAACCGGTGGGGCTGATGTGATGACGCAAGTGGATTTCACCAGTCGTTGGCTCAACGGCTGTACCTGGGGCTGTCAACGCTGTGTGAGAGTTGTGCATGCCGCGCTTGGAAGGAGATTTTTTATTTTGCTGAACAGCCATGATCGGCTCCTGGAACTAAATGTGGTTGATCATTGGGCCACAAACCAACCGGGGTCAGCGTGACACGAAGCCTAAGATTATAGCCCAACTCCCCAGGTTTCAGTGCCTGCGCGTTTTGAGCGATGCCAACACGGCAAACGGGTTGGGCTTGGCCTCAGACAAGATGGCCTCCTCTTCTGGCGAAGTTGGCGCCTGCTCACTCAAACATGCAGGATGCATAGGCACCAAAGGCATGCTCATCAGCAACTCATCCTCAATCAACGCCATCAAATCGAAGCTGTCTTCCAAGACCAACAGGTCTTCTTCCGACTCGTCGTCTTCCGCCAAAGCCGTGGCTTCATCGGCCACAAAGCGGAAATCTTGCTCAATCAGCAACGCCACCGGCACGGGGTGCAAACAGCGTTGACACGTCAAAGGCACGGTCGCTTTGGCTTCGAGGTGCAACCACGTCGCGTCTTTGCCACTTTGGTCTGGGTCGAGGGCACCTTGCGCCGACCACGACACATGACCCGTGACCTCGCCACTGCAGTCTGCGGCCAAGCGCTCAAACTCGACGAGCGGTGTGTCGCCCTCCAAATGCATTTGCGCTTTGGCAAAGGCTTTGACATCGAGGGCGTGAAGATTCTTTGGTTTTTGCATGCGCGCCAGTGTAAGAGAATCCACCCATGTCTATTGCTCAACGCGCCCTGATTTTGGGCTCTACCTCCCGTTACCGCCGTGAATTGCTGCAACGCTTGCGCGTGCCTTTTGACGTGGTCAGCCCCGAAGTCGACGAAACCCCGCTGCCAGACGAAACCCCACAAGCCCTGGCCACCCGCTTGGCCTTGGCCAAAGCCAAAGCTGTGGCCGCGCTTCACCCCCACGCCGTGGTGATTGGCTCAGACCAAGTGGCCGACCTCAACGGCGAACCACTGGGCAAGCCCGGCACCCATGAACGCGCCGTGCTGCAACTGCAACGCATGCGCGGCCAAACCGTGGTGTTTCAAACCGCCGTGTCAGTGGTGTGCCAAGCCAGCGGCTTTGAACAAACCGAACTCGCCCAAATCAAGGTGCGCTTTCGCGACCTGAGCGACGCTGAAATCGAAGCCTATTTGCGCGCCGAAGAACCCTACGACTGCGCAGGCAGCGCCAAAAGCGAAGGCCTGGGCATTGCCCTGCTCGACGCCATCGACAACGACGACCCCACCGCCCTCATTGGCTTACCCATGATTCGCACCGCCCGCTTGTTGCGCGCGGCTGGCATTGACTTGCTGGGAGCGATGAAGCCATGACAGCGCCAACCCAAAAAGGCACGCTCTACCTCGTGCCCACCCCACTGGACTTTGGCTGCGACACCCAAGCCCCCATCACCGATGTGCTGCCGCAAGAGACCTTGCGTGTGGCCGCCGGCGTGACGCACTGGATTACCGAAAACGCCAAAAGCACCCGCGCCTTCTTGAAGCGCGTCGATGCCCATGTGCCGCTGGCCCAAACCATCCAAGAAAACACCATCACCGAGTTGCCCCGCGAGGTGCACAAAAAAGGCGACCACACGGGCGACTTTGACGCCAAGCCCATGCTCAAAGCCGCGTTGGCTGGCCACGACGTAGGCTTGGTCAGCGAAGCGGGCATGCCTGCGGTGGCTGACCCTGGCTCGTCCGTGGTGCGCGCTGCGCATGAGCTGGGCATTCGCGTCGTGCCGCTGGTGGGCCCTGTGTCATTGCTGCTGGCCTTGGCCGCGAGTGGCTTGAACGGCCAAAACTTTGCGTTTGTCGGCTACTTGCCGCAAGACGGCGCGGCCCGCACCCAGCGCTTGCGCGAGCTAGAAGGCCTCGCTGCCAAACACGGCCAAACTCAGATGTTCATCGAAACACCCTACCGCAACCAAGCCCTGTGGGATGCGCTGGTGAACGGCCTGCAAGGCAACACCCGCTTGGCACGCGCCAGCGGTTTGACCATGGCCAGCATGCAGGTGCAATGCAAAACGGTGCAGGCTTGGCGCAGCGCGGGCAAGGCGCAAATCTCGGGTGAGCCGACTGTGTTTTTGATTGGCAAGTGACGCAGCACAGCACCATGAAGAAAGGCTCCTTTCGGAGCCTTTTTCTTTTATAGCAACAGCGAGCAAGTCGCTGGCCATCTATGAAATATCAGCGCAAGTTAACGCACTTGGGGCATGGTCTGCATGGCCCGCACCGCACCTTCGCCAATGGCAGCGCCAAAGCGTTTCGCCAAGCGCTCGGCCACGTTGTCATGACGGGTGTAGTCAATGATGTCTTCGGCTTTCACGATTTCGCGAGCCACGTAGTCAAGGTTGCCCAAGCCATCAGCCAAGCCGAGCTCCACCGCTTGCTCGCCGCTCCAAAACAAGCCACTGAACAACTCGGGCGTTTCTTTCAAGCGCTTGCCACGGCCATCGCGCACCACTTGGATGAACTGTTGGTGAATTTGGTCGAGCAAGGTTTGTGCGTGTGCGCGTTGGGGTTTGGTTTGTGGGCTGAAGGGGTCAAGGAAACCTTTGTTCACGCCCGCCGTCATCAAGCGGCGCTCCACACCGAGCTTGTCCATCAAACCCGTGAAACCAAAACCGTCCATGAGCACACCAATGCTGCCCACGATGCTGGCTTTGTCCACGTAAATTTCATCAGCCGCCACAGCGATGTAATAAGCCGCCGAAGCACATGACTCTTCCACCACGGCGTACACCGGCTTTTTGTGCTTTTCTTTCAAACGACGAATCTCATCGTTGATGATGCCCGCTTGCACAGGGCTGCCGCCGGGCGAGTTGATTTGCAACACCACGGCTTGCGAGCCTTCGTCTTCAAACGCAGCGCGCAAAGCGGTAACCACCCACTCGGCGCTGGCATCGGCACCATCGGCAATCTCGCCTTTGATGGCCACCACAGCGGTGTGCGGCTGGCTGGGGCTGGTGCCACCGACGCCGCCTTTGTGCATGCCCGTCCAAAGCAACACGACCACCAAAGCAAACCAAGCCATGCGGAAAAAGATGCGCCAGCGGCGGCTGGCACGTTGCTCGGCCAGGGTGGCGAACGCCAAGCGCTCCAAGGTGTCGCGCTCCCACACTGTTTTGTGGCTGGGGTTTTCGGGGTTTGCGTGATGTTCAGACATGTCGGGAGGTTTTCACAAATTAATCTAGAAATTCGAAAGGCTTTAAGTTGTACGCAGTATGCCAGTGGACCACGCCATCCAGTTCGCTGAGCGCAATCTTGACCAAGCCACCTCGGCAAGGCCCGCCTGCGCATTCACCGGTATCGGGCGCGTATTCAGCGCCGTGCGTGGCGCACAACAGCCAGCGACCTGAGGCATCAAAAAACTGGTCCGGCTGGTAATCCATTTCCATCGCCACATGCGTGCATCGGTTCAGATAAGCATGCGGCTGGCCTTCAAAACGAATCGCAAAGGCGCGGCAGGTTTGACCAGCAAACACCACATCAAACGGCACAGCGCGGCCGCCTTCGGCCAAGTCTGGGCTGTTGCACAGGGGAATCACGTGTGGCAAAGACTCAGGCATGGGCGGACAACCAATCGTGCAACTCCTTCACAGAGTGCGCGATAAAACGTGGATTCAAGGGTTCAAACTGACCGTGGTCGTGCGCGCCGTAGCTCACGCCCACACTGGCGCATCCTGCGTTGACCGCCATTTGCAAGTCGTGCGTGGTGTCGCCAATCATCAAGGTGCGCTCGGGCTCAACGCCAAACTCGCGCATCAGCTCGTGCAACATGCGCGGGTGCGGTTTGCCTGCCGTTTCGTCTGCCGTGCGCGAGCCATCGAACACACCTTTGAGTTCGGACGTGTGCAACGCTTCGTCCAAGCCACGGCGGCTTTTGCCTGTGGCGACCGCCAGCCAGTGGTGACGTTCACGCAAAGTGGCCAGCAAAGGCAACACGCCTTCAAACAAAGCAATGTCGTTGGCGTGCTTCATGTAGTGAAAGCGGTAGCGTTCGCCCAGCAACGGGTATTTGTCTTGCGGCACATCCGGCGCTGCATGGGCCAAGGCTTGCATGAGCGCCATGCCAATCACATACGACGCGGCCTCGTCCGAGGGCTTGGCCCCGCCCACATCCACCACCGCCAACTGAATGCAGCGGGTGATGATTTGCGTGGAATCAAACAGCGTGCCGTCCCAATCGAAGGCGATCAAATCAAACTGGCGTGGGCGCATGGCTTAAACGTCGAGATGCGGTTGGATGATGGGCGGCTGGACCGAGTCCACGAAGTTTTTCAACTCCGGTGGCAGCGGCGCTTGCAAGGTGACGAGACGATGACTTTGTGGATGCTGAAACTTGAGCTGCCACGCATGCAAGAACATGCGCTTGAGGCCCATCTTTTGCAGAATTTTGTTTTGCTCGAAATCGCCGTATTTGTCGTCACCCGCAATCGGGTGACCTTGGCTGGCCAGATGCACACGAATTTGGTGGGTGCGGCCCGTCTTGATGGTCACTTCCAACAAAGTGTAGGGGCCCACCGTGCGCGCCACGCGCACCAGCGTGATGGACCGCATGCCGTTGGGGTCGTCTTTGCCGACCACTTTGACACGACGTTCGCCCTCGCCCACGCCGTTCTCGACCGTGTACTTGAACAAAGGCGAGTCGATCACTTTCTTGTTCGACGGCCACAAGCCCAACACCAACGCCAAATACGTTTTGCCGGTTTCGCGGTCGCGGAATTGGTCCTGCAGGTTTTTCAATGCGCTGCGCTTTTTGGCCACCAGCAACACGCCCGAGGTTTCGCGGTCCAAACGGTGCACCAGCTCCAAGTTGGTTGAGGCGGGGCGGGCCCGGCGCAGTTGCTCGATCACGCCAAAGCTCACGCCGCTGCCGCCGTGCACGGCCACGCCAGCGGGTTTGTCGATGGCCATCATGCACTCGTCTTCCATCAGCACGGGAAATTCACGCGCTGGAGCCGGCGCATCGGCCTTGGCCTGCACTTGGGCTGAGATGCGCACGGGCGGTAAACGGATCAAATCGCCCGTCTCCACCCGTTGCTCGGCAGAGGCACGGCCTTTGTTCACCCGCACTTCGCCCGAGCGAATGATGCGGTAAACGTGGGTTTTTGGCACACCCTTGAGGTGGCGCATGAGGAAGTTGTCCAGGCGTTGACCCGCCGAGTCTTCATCGACCGTGAGTGTTTTTACCGAAGGGGTGGGGGTTGGGGCCAAAGCCCCTATAATGTGATTCACCAGCGTTTTGCTCTAAGTGCTTGATTTAACACAGATTAGACCATGTACTG
This window contains:
- a CDS encoding Rieske 2Fe-2S domain-containing protein, translating into MPESLPHVIPLCNSPDLAEGGRAVPFDVVFAGQTCRAFAIRFEGQPHAYLNRCTHVAMEMDYQPDQFFDASGRWLLCATHGAEYAPDTGECAGGPCRGGLVKIALSELDGVVHWHTAYNLKPFEFLD
- a CDS encoding HAD-IA family hydrolase; amino-acid sequence: MRPRQFDLIAFDWDGTLFDSTQIITRCIQLAVVDVGGAKPSDEAASYVIGMALMQALAHAAPDVPQDKYPLLGERYRFHYMKHANDIALFEGVLPLLATLRERHHWLAVATGKSRRGLDEALHTSELKGVFDGSRTADETAGKPHPRMLHELMREFGVEPERTLMIGDTTHDLQMAVNAGCASVGVSYGAHDHGQFEPLNPRFIAHSVKELHDWLSAHA
- a CDS encoding SAM-dependent methyltransferase, which codes for MTAPTQKGTLYLVPTPLDFGCDTQAPITDVLPQETLRVAAGVTHWITENAKSTRAFLKRVDAHVPLAQTIQENTITELPREVHKKGDHTGDFDAKPMLKAALAGHDVGLVSEAGMPAVADPGSSVVRAAHELGIRVVPLVGPVSLLLALAASGLNGQNFAFVGYLPQDGAARTQRLRELEGLAAKHGQTQMFIETPYRNQALWDALVNGLQGNTRLARASGLTMASMQVQCKTVQAWRSAGKAQISGEPTVFLIGK
- a CDS encoding Maf family nucleotide pyrophosphatase, which gives rise to MSIAQRALILGSTSRYRRELLQRLRVPFDVVSPEVDETPLPDETPQALATRLALAKAKAVAALHPHAVVIGSDQVADLNGEPLGKPGTHERAVLQLQRMRGQTVVFQTAVSVVCQASGFEQTELAQIKVRFRDLSDAEIEAYLRAEEPYDCAGSAKSEGLGIALLDAIDNDDPTALIGLPMIRTARLLRAAGIDLLGAMKP
- the rpmF gene encoding 50S ribosomal protein L32 codes for the protein MAVQQNKKSPSKRGMHNSHTALTAPGTAVEPTTGEIHLRHHISPTGFYRGRKVLKTKSEA
- a CDS encoding YceD family protein produces the protein MQKPKNLHALDVKAFAKAQMHLEGDTPLVEFERLAADCSGEVTGHVSWSAQGALDPDQSGKDATWLHLEAKATVPLTCQRCLHPVPVALLIEQDFRFVADEATALAEDDESEEDLLVLEDSFDLMALIEDELLMSMPLVPMHPACLSEQAPTSPEEEAILSEAKPNPFAVLASLKTRRH
- a CDS encoding RluA family pseudouridine synthase, which codes for MNHIIGALAPTPTPSVKTLTVDEDSAGQRLDNFLMRHLKGVPKTHVYRIIRSGEVRVNKGRASAEQRVETGDLIRLPPVRISAQVQAKADAPAPAREFPVLMEDECMMAIDKPAGVAVHGGSGVSFGVIEQLRRARPASTNLELVHRLDRETSGVLLVAKKRSALKNLQDQFRDRETGKTYLALVLGLWPSNKKVIDSPLFKYTVENGVGEGERRVKVVGKDDPNGMRSITLVRVARTVGPYTLLEVTIKTGRTHQIRVHLASQGHPIAGDDKYGDFEQNKILQKMGLKRMFLHAWQLKFQHPQSHRLVTLQAPLPPELKNFVDSVQPPIIQPHLDV
- the plsX gene encoding phosphate acyltransferase PlsX — encoded protein: MTTLAVDCMGGDHGPRVTLVACRRFLDTHPDAKLLLVGLPDALSSFSHPRAQVVAASDVVAMDDPIEVALRRKKDSSMRVAIEQVKSGAAQAVVSAGNTGALMAIARYVLKTIDGIDRPAIAGRMPDFKGGGTTMLDLGANVDCTPQHLLQFAVMGSALVSVLDNIESPTVGLLNIGEEDIKGNEVIKKTGELLRTAANSGDLNFYGNVEGNDIYQGTVNLIVCDGFVGNVALKASEGLAHKISETLKNSFTRNILTKIAAIFAYPVLSDFKDKVDHRRYNGAALLGLNGIVFKSHGSADDVAFGTALNRAYDAAHHNLLERVRSRIAHAAPLLALGQSDASA
- a CDS encoding S49 family peptidase; this encodes MSEHHANPENPSHKTVWERDTLERLAFATLAEQRASRRWRIFFRMAWFALVVVLLWTGMHKGGVGGTSPSQPHTAVVAIKGEIADGADASAEWVVTALRAAFEDEGSQAVVLQINSPGGSPVQAGIINDEIRRLKEKHKKPVYAVVEESCASAAYYIAVAADEIYVDKASIVGSIGVLMDGFGFTGLMDKLGVERRLMTAGVNKGFLDPFSPQTKPQRAHAQTLLDQIHQQFIQVVRDGRGKRLKETPELFSGLFWSGEQAVELGLADGLGNLDYVAREIVKAEDIIDYTRHDNVAERLAKRFGAAIGEGAVRAMQTMPQVR